The Plasmodium vinckei vinckei genome assembly, chromosome: PVVCY_14 genome window below encodes:
- a CDS encoding clathrin heavy chain, putative yields the protein MSSNSPLSVTLVDNLASYNIQNESFRLGNVAIEGDKFICVKENVNDNTQVVVINLYNQISIRKYMKADSVIIHPNDPILALRGSIKNANTIFLQVFNIETKEKICSLNLNEHINYWKWINNDTIAIVCEKNVYHWNIDMYNTKKNKENNVLTKVFEKAQIFIDNNSQILYYDTDKEMKWCILCGISTQDQGKSIDGHMQLYSCEKKLHQIIEGFIGCFGSFIFDNWDTKPLFCFIEKKKNSTMSRLHLMDIYNSKTEGSTPYKIVKEINLINDTLNDFPIYISINTLQGVIYVITKCSYVYIFDESTLTEIVREKISDDNIFICCDNKNGEGIIAVNKKGKIYYITLNYISLINSLKVSNIDVKDKIIRNLSLKYGYPGCDYISVYKKCISEMDFKKASKIICLLKNPKIFEKYSNSISEAITIMNKKNMDIRIVPPLRAQQVLNSFKSFRNSQGQLSPLLLYFSVLLELDKLNTYESIELVKPVVLQKKKEYLEKWIKDDKLACSEELGDLVKALDLRLALIIYLRCGAHNKIISTYCLLNMFNNVMTYINNYKHITNFDFVNIFITIINYEFPTSGNGSFNSGNTNGNDSGSSLDLHNTEKNESMDFFNDNNSVSNSKDLRNANNLRNTNIEIATQYIKLLGDNNIQLDIGKIVDYLLNNNKLQEATSILLDYLKDNKPEHKHLQTKIFEFNLYHNVQIAETIFQMDIFTYYDKNRIAYLCEEKGLYQRALENYTNINDIKRVITKSACFQKNGNISNNLNSEGGSGNMSLHGGISLEWIKNYFSTLSDSVCQDLLFDFMKGNKVNIEIIISICVQYYNKIGIKKIVNKFEENKNYEGIFYFISSILNELQNMATAGNANDIGKYNDNNSISSNNNINNNLSSSRSNNDDASSILLNSDIGIGTQFSYENNSVLTIEDLHHIMFKYIEACVKINNIQELDRICKDRNAKYNPEQIKNFLKECKLSDPRPLIYVCDIHNFIEELAEYLYKNSLLKYIEVYVIKVNPHNAHKVIGVLLDLDASEDFLLNLLNNIKNISNIGNLIDIAEKRNRLKLLLPWLESRSNEGYENIELHNALAKIYIDLNKDPETFLKNNNFYDKKMIGKYCEDLDPHLAYTAYERSNGQCDEELINITSKNGLFKLQAKYLVSRQSMGLWSMVLDESNKYRKNVIDQVIGSTLIESNNADEITVTVKAFIEKKLSSELIELLEKIVLHNSEFRDNKNLQNLLILTAIKSDSKKVMEYINRLDNFSGPQIAAVAYEYKLREEAFVIYKKFNCNTSAISVLLDNILIFNKNQKGKMSANARRKQIELALFNTINDYSGNNSDGYLNVTNFSGALSSSYNEKHDGASSLYGSNEVFRNYGSGQLSEFGDENQEEQEMQKEEELTNVENYEEDLNRAIEFAQKCNVNDVWFILGKAQLKLNKIIDAIDSFIKSNNAGAYKEVIEKCKENNFYEQLIAYLNTLREENSLKDVLVDSELLYAYAKLKKNAEMTKFIASTNLANMQLIGDRLYKEKEYDAAKILYSSIPNNQKLTFCHLKLKEYSLAIEAAKKTKSLKTWREVNLVCVKYKQLKFAHVAGLQLIMHADHLDEIIKIYEKKKYINELLSLLENGLNSERAHVGIYTELGMLYAKYKPEKLMEFIRSYTNKMNTRKLIDVCHNEYLLKEAVYLYISYDEYNLAVDTIIKHSPIAYQPDIFMQVIHKVTNSDIIHKVIDFYIEENPLNLYNLLKILENKIDNNRLVQTMKKSNNLPLIQKYLEDIQTQNITSVNETLNEIYLENDDYISLRKSIDEYDNFNQTNLINKLENHKLAEMRRIAALLYKKNKKFKEAINLSKKEGQIKDAIDIARVSKNHLYIEDLINYFIQIKNKEALCACLIACYDILKPDYVLEIIWLSGFKDQAMLYFIQIISDYTQQIETMKKQIEDIEKEKKMNKSAPNDYSANTISNQFTYSLNKNLSIMPPQNNYIPNNSDFDKYDMFNSNTHF from the coding sequence aTGAGTTCGAATAGCCCCCTTTCAGTTACGCTTGTTGATAACCTCGCgtcatataatattcaGAATGAATCCTTTCGTCTAGGAAATGTGGCAATTGAAGGagataaatttatttgcgtaaaagaaaatgtaaatGACAACACACAAGTCGTAgtgataaatttatataaccaAATTAGTATTCGTAAGTATATGAAAGCTGATAGTGTTATTATACACCCTAATGATCCAATATTAGCATTAAGAGGTAGCATTAAAAATGCgaatacaatatttttgcaagtatttaatatagaaacaaaagaaaaaatatgttcattaaatttaaatgaacatataaattattggaaatggataaataatgatacaATTGCAATTGTTTGTGAAAAAAACGTATATCATTGGAACATAGATAtgtataatacaaaaaaaaataaagaaaataatgtacTTACAAAAGTTTTTGAAAAAgcacaaatatttattgataataattcacaaatattatattatgataCAGATAAAGAAATGAAATGGTGTATATTGTGTGGTATATCTACACAAGATCAAGGAAAAAGTATTGATGGTCATATGCAATTATATTcatgtgaaaaaaaattgcatCAAATAATTGAAGGATTTATTGGATGCTTTggttcatttatatttgataaTTGGGATACAAAaccattattttgttttattgaaaaaaaaaaaaattcaactATGTCGAGATTACATTtaatggatatatataacagtAAAACAGAAGGAAGTACGCcttataaaattgtaaaagaAATTAACTTAATAAATGACACATTAAATGATTTccctatatatataagtataaaTACATTACAAGGtgttatatatgttattacaaaatgcagttatgtatatatatttgatgaAAGTACTTTAACTGAAATAGtaagagaaaaaataagtgatgataacatatttatatgttgtGATAACAAAAATGGTGAAGGAATAATTGcagtaaataaaaaaggaaaaatatattatataacattaaattatattagtttaataaattcattAAAAGTATCTAATATAGATGTAAaggataaaataattagaaacttatcattaaaatatggataTCCAGGTTGTGATTATATAtctgtatataaaaaatgtattagtGAAATggattttaaaaaagcatcaaaaattatatgtttattaaaaaacccaaaaatatttgaaaaatattctaaTTCTATATCTGAAGcaataacaataatgaataaaaaaaatatggatataaGAATTGTACCACCTTTACGAGCACAACAAGTTTTAAATAGTTTTAAATCATTTCGAAATTCTCAAGGTCAACTATCTCCattacttttatatttttcagtATTATTAGAACttgataaattaaatacgTATGAATCTATTGAATTAGTTAAACCAGttgttttacaaaaaaaaaaagaatatttagaaaaatgGATAAAAGATGATAAATTAGCATGTTCAGAAGAATTGGGAGATTTAGTAAAAGCTTTAGATTTACGATTAGCattaatcatatatttaagaTGCGGAgcacataataaaataatttctaCATACTGTTtgttaaatatgtttaataatgttatgacatatattaataattataagcatattacaaattttgattttgttaatatatttattacaataATTAACTATGAATTTCCTACATCAGGAAATGGAAGTTTTAATTCTGGAAATACTAATGGTAATGATTCGGGTTCTAGTTTAGATTTGCATAAtacagaaaaaaatgaatccATGGATTTTTtcaatgataataatagtgTTTCTAATTCGAAGGATTTAAGAAATGCTAACAACCTTAGAAATACGAATATTGAAATTGCAACTcagtatataaaattgttaggtgataataatattcaaTTAGATATTGGAAAAATAGTTGactatttattaaataataacaaattaCAGGAAGCTACATCTATATTGTTAGATTACttaaaagataataaacCAGAACATAAACATTTACAAAccaaaatatttgaatttaatttatatcataatgTTCAAATTGCTGAAactatttttcaaatggatatatttacttactatgataaaaataggaTAGCATATTTATGTGAAGAGAAAGGATTATATCAAAGGGCTTTAGAAAATTATACTAATATTAATGACATTAAAAGAGTTATAACAAAATCAGCATgctttcaaaaaaatggaaatatttcaaaCAATTTAAATTCAGAAGGCGGATCAGGTAATATGAGCTTACATGGTGGAATATCTCTTGAGTGGATTAAGAACTACTTTTCAACATTAAGTGATTCTGTTTGTCAAGATTTgttatttgattttatgaaaggaaataaagtaaatatagaaattataatttcgATTTGTGttcaatattataataaaattggaattaaaaaaattgtgaataagtttgaagaaaataaaaattatgaaggaatattttattttattagttCTATATTGAATGAGTTACAAAATATGGCCACAGCTGGAAATGCTAATGATATAGggaaatataatgataataatagtattagtagtaataacaatataaataataatttatcaaGCTCTAGAAGTAATAACGATGATGCATCATCTATTTTGCTAAATTCAGACATTGGTATTGGTACCCAATTTtcttatgaaaataattcgGTTTTAACTATTGAAGATTTACATCATATAatgtttaaatatatcGAGGCATGtgtaaaaattaacaatatTCAAGAATTAGATAGAATATGTAAAGACAGAAATGCAAAATATAATCctgaacaaataaaaaactttttaaaagaatGCAAATTATCAGACCCTCGTCCATTAATCTATGTATGtgatatacataattttatagaaGAATTAGctgaatatttatataaaaatagtttgttaaaatatattgaagTATATGTTATTAAGGTGAACCCACATAATGCTCATAAAGTTATTGGAGTTTTATTAGATTTAGATGCATCAGAAGATTTTCTTCTTaacttattaaataatattaaaaatatatcaaacaTTGGTAATTTAATAGATATAGCAGAAAAACGAAACAGACTAAAATTATTGTTACCATGGCTTGAAAGTAGATCTAATGAAggatatgaaaatatagaattaCATAATGCTCTAGCAAAAATTTACATcgatttaaataaagatcctgaaacatttttaaaaaataataatttttacgataaaaaaatgattggAAAATATTGTGAAGATTTAGATCCACATTTGGCATATACTGCATATGAAAGATCAAATGGCCAATGTGATGAAGaacttataaatataacaagTAAAAATGGTCTCTTTAAATTACAAGCTAAATATTTAGTATCCAGACAATCGATGGGACTATGGTCAATGGTATTAGAtgaatcaaataaatatcgaAAAAATGTAATCGATCAAGTTATAGGTTCAACTTTAATTGAATCAAATAATGCTGATGAAATTACTGTAACAGTTAAAGcatttattgaaaaaaaattaagtagTGAATTAATTGAATTGCtagaaaaaattgtattacATAATAGCGAGTTTAgggataataaaaatttacaaaatttattaattttaacaGCTATCAAATCAGATTCAAAAAAAGTTATGGAATATATTAACAGACTAGACAATTTTTCAGGTCCACAAATAGCAGCAGTTGCATATGAATACAAATTAAGAGAAGAAGcttttgttatatataaaaaatttaattgcAACACATCTGCTATTTCGGTTTTATTGGATAATATCCTCAtctttaataaaaatcaaaaaggTAAGATGTCAGCAAATGCTCGAAGAAAACAAATCGAGCTTGCTTTATTTAATACTATTAATGATTATTCTGGAAATAATTCTGATGGTTACTTAAATGTTACTAATTTTTCAGGGGCCTTAAGTAGCtcatataatgaaaaacatGATGGAGCATCATCTCTCTATGGAAGTAATGAAGTATTCCGAAATTATGGAAGTGGACAATTATCTGAATTTGGCGACGAAAATCAAGAGGAACAAGAAATGCAAAAAGAAGAGGAACTTACTAATGTAGAAAACTATGAAGAAGATTTAAATAGAGCTATTGAATTTGCACAAAAATGTAATGTGAATGATGTATGGTTTATATTAGGTAAAGCTCAATTAAAattgaataaaattatcGATGCAATTGATAGTTTtattaaatcaaataaCGCAGGTGCTTATAAAGAGGTTATAGAAAAatgtaaagaaaataatttttatgaacagTTGATAGCCTATTTAAATACATTAAGAGAAGAAAATTCATTAAAAGATGTCTTAGTCGATTctgaattattatatgcatatgccaaattaaaaaaaaacgcaGAAATGACAAAGTTTATAGCTAGTACAAATTTAGCAAATATGCAATTAATTGGTGATagattatataaagaaaaagaatatgaTGCAGCAAAGATATTATATAGCAGTATCCCAAATAATCAAAAACTGACCTTTTGccatttaaaattaaaggaATATTCATTAGCTATTGAAGCCgctaaaaaaacaaaaagtcTTAAAACTTGGAGAGAAGTAAATTTAGTAtgtgtaaaatataaacaattaaaatttgCACATGTAGCAGGATTGCAACTTATTATGCATGCAGATCATTTagatgaaataataaaaatttatgaaaaaaaaaaatatataaatgaactATTGAGTTTATTGGAAAACGGGTTAAATAGTGAAAGGGCACATGTAGGAATATATACAGAATTAGGAATGTTATatgcaaaatataaacCAGAGAAATTAATGGAGTTTATAAGAAGCTATactaataaaatgaatacaAGAAAACTAATAGATGTATGCcataatgaatatttattaaaagaagctgtatatttatatatatcatatgatgaatataatttagCTGTTGATACAATTATTAAACATTCTCCTATTGCTTATCAAcctgatatatttatgcaaGTAATACATAAAGTAACAAATAGTGATATAATACACAAAGTTATagatttttatattgaagaaaatccattgaatttatataatttattaaagattttagaaaataaaattgataataatagatTAGTACaaacaatgaaaaaatcaaataatttgccattaatacaaaaatatttagaaGATATTCAAACACAAAATATTACATCTGTTAATGAAACCCTAAATGAAATTTATttagaaaatgatgattATATTAGTTTAAGAAAATCAATAGATGAATATGACAATTTTAatcaaacaaatttaattaataaattagaaAATCACAAATTAGCTGAAATGAGAAGAATTGCagcattattatataaaaaaaataaaaaatttaaagaagctattaatttatcaaaaaaagaagGGCAAATTAAAGATGCTATTGATATTGCTAGAGTTTCTAAAAATCATCTATATATTGAggatttaattaattattttattcaaattaaaaataaggaAGCTTTATGTGCCTGCTTAATTGCTTGTTATGATATATTGAAACCTGATTATGTTTTAGAAATTATATGGTTGAGTGGATTTAAAGATCAGGCTATGTTATATTTCATACAAATTATTAGTGACTATACTCAACAAATTGAAACcatgaaaaaacaaatagaaGATatagaaaaggaaaaaaaaatgaacaaatcAGCTCCTAATGATTATTCTGCTAATACTATTTCAAACCAATTCACCTATTCGTTGAATAAAAACTTATCCATTATGCCTccacaaaataattatattccaAATAATTCAGACTTTGACAAATATGACATGTTTAATTCAAATACGCATTTTTAA
- a CDS encoding raf kinase inhibitor, putative, with protein sequence MAIPTIEELKKEKIIPNIFPNEDINLSVDIFISFKAGKEVKNGNILDISGTGSVPRNVRFSEAPPDGYCFVLFMIDPDFPSRKRPDGSEYIHWAVSGIKSKELLKGTEKNCITLLPYNGPSIKKGTGLHRISFILLLIKEEYKDNITGIPIYRGENYITRVKFNNYNTSYNIAQINDMQIVGFNWCQIES encoded by the coding sequence ATGGCAATTCCCACAATAGAAGAATTGaagaaggaaaaaataatacccAATATATTCCCAAATgaagatataaatttaagtgtagatatttttataagctTTAAAGCAGGAAAGGAAGTAAAAAACGGGAATATATTAGATATTTCTGGAACTGGAAGTGTACCAAGAAATGTTCGATTTTCCGAAGCTCCACCAGATGGTTATTgctttgttttatttatgattGATCCCGATTTTCCTTCACGAAAAAGACCAGATGGAAGTGAATATATTCATTGGGCTGTTTCAGGTATAAAATCTaaagaattattaaaaggaacagaaaaaaattgtataacATTATTGCCATATAATGGTCCCTCTATAAAAAAGGGTACAGGCTTACATAGAATTAGTTTTATACTGctattaataaaagaagAGTATAAAGATAATATAACCGGTATACCAATATATAGAggagaaaattatataaccagagtaaaatttaataattataatacttCTTATAACATTGcacaaataaatgatatgcAAATTGTAGGATTTAATTGGTGTCAAATAGAGTCATAA
- a CDS encoding aminophospholipid-transporting P-ATPase, putative, with translation MPKHIKGNNVEANETQISINGVNKRRHTNSVITSKYTVFNFIFLNAYEQFHKISNVYFFIIGVLQLVPELTATNRIPTILFPLSIVLIANAINDAYEDWNRHKTDKIENNRICYVISDENLSQPNTSSNIFIKFIRYIKKLFVHKTKKIDSIESYYDDENDEDTDEVADTNYFMRNYDDKLENIDGTIQKRWKDIEVGDIIICRRSDFFCADILLLSSSDPNGICFAETSSLDGETNLKVKEVNKYIFKSLTYNIDEAIEKAKKLRGYILSEKPNKNLSTMNGAIYLESDVNTDLTNNKEIKKSISGGASHGEGMKNNNSIENKSNDNLYSYKNDDNYVKLPFDEKNFVLRGCKLKNIDWIIGIAIYIGKETKIQMNSLKPVLKYSKLEILTNKLTIIIWLIQVFMCIVSAYYSAVIVSFSKKSKFKYLPFNLVEPKTPFVSGVISFFSWIVITANFIPICLIVTMSFVKVIQAYFISCDNNMIYKVEENIPSYGESRQKSIESKKTVSIEMDEINNNLNEDKSVFDTDKKNDINTSDSTKIMPTSKDENNDIIKKKTTRMRTFKDPKEKNYITFNAIPRTSSLIEELGQIEYIFSDKTGTLTRNVMEFRKCAINGISYGTGLTEIKRKILKKNNIPIPPEPVDSCPQNKTPNVNIIDKKLVDHLKDVNHFNHASLIYFFLHLAINHCVMCDSSDDVNTYSSSSPDEEALVYAAKHFGITFLYRKDGKCGIKIFDKIYEIDILATVEFTSKRKMSTIVCRIPVISNEDTKTSPTNNKTMPHPPNGNGMGDSSVNISTENESNISPAAAGEVKDNASNSDVKKNGKKESKKNNNKDKKMGTNNDVINCENTKKHKIVVFCKGAGCVIIKKLANKTDVDDLTIEHMETYADEGLRTLCIAYKELKPEEFAIWYKSYKEASLSLNGREENVEKIAEGIENDLILQGVTGIEDKLQEGVGSTIEDLRLAGIHVWMLTGDKIETAINIGIATNLIDNGSEQFIYTEELALSEDLLMKKLDEDIIYIEKSLSLLHFNFDTNKVEESFFKKVLSSKYKSIDSLALDHDIYKEDMTSNNNVLIVDGSVLDILLSEAFERKFFYLADKCSSVICGRVSPYQKGSIVSSANRLLKKNTLAIGDGANDCNMIKMANIGIGIRGQEGVQAFNSSDYGISQFRFLRNLILIHGRLSYRRISKLVVYMFYKNIVFIFPLFIYGSISLYSGQKIYFEILIHLYNIMFTALPIIVLAILDKDVSINTALNNPCLYKLGIHNFYFNINKFISWVLNSLFHGLLVFIIPLYFLAYYNIPSSGGEPFGIWSVGCVTYLLSVVIVNIKILLETYYLNTSPIIAVSFSIISFIIMAIAFSFTGIGSKSFLGVAGLLVRSLRFWLVFVLGLFASLTRDYIYKVYKKNFCPEAYHFLQDEEDNVKHTKNIQYKYTGSNTMDEMKSSKSELMGYAFSEADPTCVNFIRQQDKLI, from the exons ATGCCGAAACATATAAAGGGGAATAATGT tgaGGCAAATGAAACACAAATAAGCATCAATGGCGTGAACAAAAGGCGCCATACAAATTCAGTGATTACTTCTAAATATAcagtttttaattttatatttttaaacgCATATGAGCAATTCCATAAAATATCAAACgtatacttttttatcatcGGAGTATTACAACTAGTTCCTGAATTAACCGCAACGAATAGAATTCCCacaatattatttcctttATCAATTGTATTAATTGCTAATGCTATAAATGATGCATACGAAGATTGGAATAGACATAAAACtgataaaattgaaaacaACAGAATATGTTATGTTATAAGTGATGAGAATTTATCACAACCTAATACTAgtagtaatatatttattaaatttattcgatacataaaaaaattattcgTACACAAAACTAAGAAAATAGATAGTATTGAAAGTTATTATGATGATGAGAATGATGAAGATACTGATGAGGTAGCTGacacaaattattttatgaggaattatgatgataaattagaaaatatagatGGGACAATACAAAAAAGATGGAAAGATATTGAAGTAGgggatataataatatgtagAAGGTccgattttttttgtgcagatattttattgttaagTTCAAGTGACCCCAATGGAATATGCTTTGCTGAAACATCGAGTTTAGATGGtgaaacaaatttaaaagtTAAGGaagttaataaatatatatttaaaagtttaacatataatattgatgAAGCTATTgaaaaagcaaaaaaattaagagGTTATATTTTAAGCGAAAagccaaataaaaatttatctaCTATGAATGGCGCTATTTATTTAGAAAGTGATGTAAATACTGATctaacaaataataaagaaattaaaaaaagtatatctGGAGGAGCAAGCCATGGAGAGggaatgaaaaataataattctatTGAAAACAAATcaaatgataatttatatagttataaaaatgatgataacTATGTTAAGTTACCATTTGATGAAAAGAATTTTGTTTTACGAGGgtgtaaattaaaaaacatagATTGGATAATAGGTatagctatatatatagggAAAGAGacaaaaatacaaatgaaCTCATTAAAACcagttttaaaatatagtaaacttgaaatattaacaaataaattaactATCATCATATGGCTAATTCAAGTATTTATGTGTATCGTATCTGCATATTATAGTGCTGTAATTGTTAGTTTTTCAAAAAAGAGCAAGTTTAAATATTTGCCATTTAATTTAGTAGAACCCAAAACTCCATTTGTTAGTGGcgttatatcatttttttcatggaTAGTTATTACTGCTAATTTTATACCCATTTGTTTAATTGTTACTATGAGTTTTGTTAAAGTTATACaagcatattttatatcatgtgataataatatgatttATAAGGTGGAGGAAAATATCCCATCTTATGGAGAATCCAGACAAAAGTCTATAGAATCAAAAAAAACCGTTTCTATAGAAAtggatgaaataaataataatttgaatgAAGATAAATCAGTGTTTGACactgataaaaaaaatgatattaataCTTCTGATTctacaaaaataatgccAACTAGcaaagatgaaaataatgatataatcaaaaaaaaaaccacGAGAATGCGAACTTTTAAAGATcctaaagaaaaaaattatataacttTTAATGCAATACCCAGAACTTCAAGTTTAATAGAAGAATTGGGACAAAtcgaatatattttttctgatAAAACTGGAACATTAACACGTAATGTTATGGAGTTTAGAAAATGTGCAATAAATGGTATATCATATGGAACTGGCTTAAcagaaattaaaagaaaaattttaaaaaaaaataatattcctATTCCTCCCGAACCAGTAGATTCATGCCCCCAAAACAAAACCCCAAATGTGAACattattgataaaaaattagtaGATCATTTAAAAGATGTTAATCATTTTAATCATGCttctttaatatattttttccttcaTCTAGCAATCAACCATTGTGTTATGTGCGATAGTAGTGATGATGTGAACACATATTCTTCTAGTAGTCCTGATGAAGAGGCTTTAGTATATGCAGCCAAACATTTTGGTATTACTTTTCTTTATCGAAAGGATGGAAAATGTggaattaaaatatttgataaGATATATGAAATAGATATTTTAGCTACTGTGGAATTTACCagtaaaagaaaaatgagCACTATTGTTTGTCGAATTCCAGTAATATCCAATGAAGACACCAAGACATCCCCCAccaataataaaactatGCCTCATCCCCCAAATGGTAATGGTATGGGAGATAGCTCAGTCAATATATCGACGGAAAATGAATCGAACATTTCACCTGCAGCCGCAGGAGAAGTCAAGGACAATGCATCCAACAGTgatgtgaaaaaaaatggaaaaaaagaaagtaaaaaaaataataataaagataaaaagaTGGGAACAAATAATGATGTAATAAATTGCGAAAATACAAAGaaacataaaatagtaGTATTTTGCAAAGGAGCAGGATgtgtaattataaaaaagttagCAAACAAAACCGACGTAGATGATTTAACAATAGAGCATATGGAAACATATGCAGATGAAGGATTAAGAACCTTGTGCATTGcatataaagaattaaaGCCAGAAGAATTTGCTATATGGtataaatcatataaaGAAGCATCTTTAAGTTTAAATGGCAGAGAAGAAAATGTAGAAAAGATTGCTGAAGGTATTGAAAACGATTTAATATTACAAGGAGTTACAGGTATAGAAGATAAATTACAAGAAGGTGTTGGTTCAACTATTGAAGATTTAAGGCTAGCCGGTATACATGTATGGATGCTAACTGGTGATAAAATTGAAACAGCTATTAATATTGGTATTGCAACTAACTTAATAGATAATGGTTCTGAACAATTCATATATACCGAAGAATTAGCACTCAGTGAAGatttattaatgaaaaaattagatgaagatataatatatatagaaaaatcaTTAAGTTTGttacattttaattttgataCAAATAAAGTAGAAgaatctttttttaaaaaagtattatctagtaaatataaaagtattGATAGTTTAGCATTAGAtcatgatatatataaagaggATATGACTTCAAATAATAACGTCTTAATAGTAGATGGTAGTGTATTGGACATATTACTTAGTGAAGCCTTTgaaagaaaatttttttatttggctGATAAATGCTCATCAGTTATATGTGGGCGTGTTAGTCCTTATCAAAAAGGTTCCATAGTTTCATCTGCAAATagattattaaaaaaaaatactttaGCTATTGGTGATGGTGCAAATGATTGTAATATGATTAAGATGGCTAATATAGGTATTGGAATAAGAGGACAAGAAGGTGTACAAGCTTTTAATTCATCAGATTATGGAATTAGCCAATTTCGATTTTTAagaaatttaatattaatacatGGTAGATTATCATATAGAAGAATAAGCAAATTGgttgtatatatgttttataaaaatatagtttttattttcccattgtttatatatgggtcaatttcattatattcagggcaaaaaatatactttgaaattttaatacatttatataatattatgttCACAGCATTACCAATAATTGTATTAGCAATTCTAGATAAAGATGTTAGCATAAATACAGCATTAAATAATCCATGCCTATACAAATTAGgaatacataatttttattttaatattaataagttTATATCATGGGTTTTAAATAGTCTTTTTCATGGATTATTAGTATTTATAATACCATTATATTTCTTAGCctattataatataccaAGTTCGGGGGGAGAGCCATTTGGCATTTGGTCAGTTGGATGtgttacatatttattatcagTTGTTATagttaatataaaaatattgttagAAACATATTATCTAAACACATCACCAATTATTGCAGTTTCTTTTagtattatttcttttattattatggcGATAGCTTTTTCATTTACTGGCATTGGAAGTAAAAGTTTTCTAGGTGTAGCTGGATTGTTGGTCAGATCCCTTCGTTTTTGGCTAGTTTTTGTGCTAGGTTTATTTGCCTCTTTAACCAGagattatatttataaggTCTACAAGAAAAACTTTTGTCCCGAAGCTTATCACTTCCTTCAAGATGAG GAGGATAACGTTAAgcatacaaaaaatattcaatataaatatacaggTTCTAATACCATGGATGAAATG AAATCATCCAAATCCGAATTGATGGGATATGCATTTAGTGAAGCAGATCCAACTTGCGTTAATTTCATAAGACAACAGGATAAActtatataa